Genomic segment of Mastomys coucha isolate ucsf_1 unplaced genomic scaffold, UCSF_Mcou_1 pScaffold23, whole genome shotgun sequence:
AAATTTCTCAGTGTGTTCCTGGTATTTGGAGAAACTTCAAAACTTGACTAGTTCAGGTACTATTCCTTCTCAATTGAAAGAACTTATCTTTGAGGCTTCCAACACAGATACAACTGGATagggaaaaatgagaaaacaaggtGCTTTCATGGCAGTTTCCTTTTGAGTCTCCCAGATAACCCCCAAAGAAGGAAGATGTCTTTCCTAGTGAGTGTGTCCTTGTCTCCCAATGCAATCAGTAAAGCTATCAGTAAATCTAGGGCCAAATAATTACACACCTAGCAAACTGGAGGAACATTGAAAGACAGTCTGTCCAAACCATTCTCAGAGGAGTAAGTTAGGTGATCAACCCAACCTAGTCATTTCTTCAAACTTGGCCTTTCCTCTTAGCCAGGAGAAAGTTAGTGGGCCTTTCTCTGAGTAAGCAGAGTATGAATATACTGCCCTTCATGAGATTTCTGCTTTgtctgctttttttccttctctgttggaATCAGTATTCTGTAAAAAAGCAGACACTGGTCCTCCAGCTCCTGGTCTAATAAAGTAAGTTGTATCAGAAAATCTACTTCTCATACCCTCCAGCTCATCATCTTTTTTTATGAAAGAGAAGCTCTTGGGATATCAGTGCTCGTCTTAGCACTACCaagagccagagaaaagaaatcaccAAAGAAAATGCTGCTTAAAATTATACTGATTTCAAAGttcaataataatagtaataaaataataataatagcaactaAATCATCAATAGCTAAATTTAAAATGCTTATATTTAAATTACTGACAACTGGATTGTATATAGATAGAAGTTAAAACTCTACTAAACTTTAACCTACTTATTAGGGAATTTCAGATAAATTACTGTCTCAATAAGCATCAGTTTCCCCATTAAGTATTTTGGGCATGCTCATCAAAGGGCCTAAGAAAGGTGGTTATCATTACTAAAGCCATAAATTTATGTGAAGATTATGATTTTGAAACTcatcatatataaaatagaaattccCAAATGCCTTAAAGTATGCATAAGtaataataattacatattatgAATGAATTATATAGTTATTATCATTCTCCACTCTTCAGTTCAAAAGTTTGAATTCCCTCCTTCAAATACTTTCAGAAATTAATATTCCTATGCTTTACCACCACCCAcagcatttctgtttccttttctattaTGAATCATGATGACTTTGAGAGCTACAGAGCTTTTTTCTGGCCCCTACTCATAGCATTTCAGATATATCTTTGAAATTTGTACTAAACAAATTATAACTTGAGTCTCTTAATGAGTAATCAAGTGATATATTCCACATggttaattgttttttaatttttttctatcacaGAGACAAATAGAATGGAATTCAACACAGATGAAATCAAGACTGTGATTGAAAGCTTTGAGACCACACCCTATGAATATGAGTGGGCACCACCCTGTGAAAAAGTCAGCATCAAAGAGCTGGGGTCatggctcctgcctccactgtACTCCCTGGTGTTCATCATCGGCCTCCTGGGCAACATGATGGTTGTGTTGATCCTCATAAAGTACAGGAAACTTCAAATTATGACTAATATCTACCTGTTCAACTTGGCAATTTCTGACCTGCTCTTTCTTTTCACTGTCCCATTCTGGATTCACTATGTTCTGTGGAATGAGTGGGGTTTTGGCCATTACATGTGTAAAATGCTCTCTGGGTTTTATTACCTGGCTTTGTATAGCGAGATCTTTTTCATCATCCTGCTGACAATTGACAGATACCTGGCTATAGTCCATGCTGTGTTTGCCCTTCGAGCGCGAACTGTGACTTTTGCTACTATCACCAGCATCATCACCTGGGGCCTGGCAGGACTGGCAGCATTGCCCGAATTTATCTTCCATGAGTCCCAAGACAACTTTGGAGAGCTTTCCTGCAGTCCTCGCTACCCAGAGGGCGAAGAAGACAGCTGGAAGCGTTTCCATGCTCTAAGAATGAATATCTTTGGTCTAGCTCTTCCTCTCCTCATTATGGTTATCTGCTACTCAGGAATCATTAAAACTCTGCTGAGATGccccaataaaaaaaaacacaaggccATCcggcttatttttgttgttatgatagtcttttttattttttggaccCCGTACAACCTGGTTCtccttttttctgcttttcagaGCACATTTTTGGAGACCAGCTGTCAGCAGAGTAAACACCTGGACCTGGCCATGCAGGTGACTGAGGTGATTACGCACACCCACTGCTGTATTAATCCGGTCATCTATGCCTTTGTTGGTGAGAGGTTCCGGAAACACCTTCGGCTCTTTTTCCACAGACATGTTGCAATCTACCTGGGAAAATATATTCCATTTCTTCCTggtgagaaaatggaaagaacaagCTCTGTCTCCCCATCAACTGGAGAGCAAGAAATCTCTGTGGTGTTTTAGTTGGGCAGAGAAAACTGTCTGTCATTCCATGGACTGAAAGATGAAGCAAACACATTAAGTCAGTCGCAATGACCTCTTACTCAATCACTTGTACTTTCCATGCAACACTGATGCTCTCAAAgacctgaaaacacacataatgACTGCAGAATATTGTCAAGTACTCCGAGGTCATTACTAGCTGGCCAGTTGACAATTGATCAAACATGAAAAGGACAGCTTTTCTTGATTCTCTAAAGAGTTACAAATGTTCTGATTCACTTAAATGTTAAATAATCCATTCAGGACAAttaggaagaaatatttaaacTTCTACTTTAGCCATTTTTTGACATTAGTGAAATGTTTCACAAAATACATTTACTTCATTTCCTAACataagtgtgtttttttttcttcttgatgaatggctttctttttcctcttttttttttaaattattatttgtatatggACTATTGTTCTTGCAGGAGACTGGATGTTAtatcttgtttaatttttcttaaatgtcaAATGAAATCATATTTCCTATTAGTGACTGAGAGCATCTTGGAAGGAACACATTGTCCTCCTAAGTGccagttttatgttgaaaaaTAGTCTGGGGCCATCTGTATTGAGAAGTCCAGGTGTGGTGCTGTCGTTAATTCTTCCTAGATTTGACATCATAAGTACCTGGAGGATATATTGACACATGGACAGATGACTCCTACTATAGGAGAAGAGTAGAAATTTGGAGATAGACATCAAGATTAACAGATAAAGTAATACTGGAAACCCCTTTTAACCTGCCCTCACATACCAAATAGAGGATGTACAAGAAATGCCTATGACATCACACAGAGAGAAGTTGACACTATGCAAATAAGCCATGAATAATAAGAAGTCGTATGATACAATACTTTTAGGTGTCTTGTCTTTTCCCAGATCATTAGCCTACTTCTATTCTCAGTaatatctttttatctttcttaataAACTGCCTGTATGTCTATCATTATCTATATGTTCATTATTCTGGCACACAAGACCCTAGAAGTCTCAGGATGTGTGCTCTGGATTCAAATGTGCACTTACAACAGCACTTCAGCACTTATGATTCATGTTTGAAGTGAGGCCTGAGCATCAACAATAGGTTCCCAGGTGATGGCCATGATACTTGTCCCAAGATCACACTTTTAGAATTGTGTTGTAACTGTGATGCTTTCAGAGACTCAGCAATTGAAACTGAGGAGTTCATAAGTGTTGTAGGAAAATATGAGCCCTTTAGATGTTTATGATAAGGTTATATGCCATTATGGTCAGCTAATAAGATATGATAGTCTATCTGAAACATTATTGAGTTTTTCTTGAGTGTATGTATTTAGTACTCTGAACTAGAAGTTGTGAGAGACACAAagattaaagaggaaaaaaatggagtGGCTATGGCTCAGGTCCCTTTCtctcattccttttcttctcctgatTATAGCTTCTTGGGGATGTAACTTCTAAGCTTTTACTTAACTTGTGTTTGTAATATGGCACTTTTCTTTTGGGTATAACATAGTCATCTCATGATTATTTTGAAGTAGAGATTACCTTGGTCTAGTAACCATGACAACTATTTGAGCAGAACAATATATAGGTAAGTAGTGATGCTATTGGAGATACTGATACTCCATAGTAGAAGGAAATATGGGGTCACATAGTACCCTCATCTTGTATTCCAACCATTATTCTGTCCTGCTACAACTTGCATGTGATCTTGGGAGATGATAAAGATATATAAGATTGGAAGAGTTATTTCAAAGTGTGACTCCATGATTGCATTTTCATGAGGTCACTATCCATAATGGGATGGAATTTTGTGATGAGACAGCTGTTTGAGGGTAATTCGTTCTTTTAAGTATCCCTTCATTAATGCTCTGTAAGTAGGttcaataaactcattggtttgcTAAGTTGAACTTTGATGGAGTCATTGCTTTGATTTATAATTTTGTCCTTATCTGAGGTGAATACATATTTGTTCAAGTTAGTGCAACAGTTTGTCATTTTCTAGAGAAGATGTAGACAATGTATCATAAACCTACTAGTTGCTCATCTAACACCTGCCTGTTAAGTTTCAGGAATGGGTTGTAAAAACACTGCTTTGGGTTAAGTGAGGAATCCACTGTGTAAGAAAACAACATGAACCTTTTCCTCATAAGACCTTGATCAAATAGGATAAAGTGGAGAGGAACAAAAGAATCCAGTGCAAAGGGGTTTCTCTTCTCTGGGGAtaaggggaagaggaatggaagaaagaatttgTAATGGTGggaatgagaagaaaggaaagaatggggCTAAGATCAGGGTGTAAAgtgcatacaaaataaattattgaaaaaaaaaagaaaagatttgtagAATGCTCAATTTAATAGGAAGAAGGTAAGGGCACACCATGAGTGGAAAGAAATATGGGATGAACAGATCAGGATGGGTCATGAATTTCAGTCAAAAGATCACAAGCTTTGTTAAGAAGGCAAAAAAGTGTATTGAAGAGTTTAAGGAGATAAGGCACTCAACCCCAtgtattattctttgttttttagaggggaaactgggaagggagaaatttacatgtaaataaagaaaatatctaataaaaaaaaaaggaaaatgaaaaaaaaaagaaaagaaaatatggcaaTACATAGAAGATGGTTCGGAAGCCCCGTAACTACCCAAGGTGGTAAAGTAGGAAGTGAGTCAAGAATGGAGGGAAGGTAAGACTAGCAGGTGGTAATAGGTGTGAGAAACACACCAAGGAGAATCTGACCAAGGGAAAAAGTTGAAACACTAAAAGAAAcctatctctgaaaaaaaatagtatattgGTCAGCTTTGCATTGATACAGTGAAATATCTGCagtaatttataaaaagaaggaaTACATTGAGGTTATGCATCTGAAGATTCCATGACAAGTCTCAACAGCTCTAAATTTTGGGCCTCTGGTAACAGTAGAGAGCATGTTTTGGAGAAAACCACTTACATATGTTCTAAGAAGGTGACTGGGTCCTACAGTCCCTTTTGGAAGGCGATGTTCACTGACTAGAAGACATTCCACTAACTCAACTTCTTTAATGCCTGCCTTTCAATAGTCCCATTCTGGGGA
This window contains:
- the Ccr3 gene encoding C-C chemokine receptor type 3, which translates into the protein MEFNTDEIKTVIESFETTPYEYEWAPPCEKVSIKELGSWLLPPLYSLVFIIGLLGNMMVVLILIKYRKLQIMTNIYLFNLAISDLLFLFTVPFWIHYVLWNEWGFGHYMCKMLSGFYYLALYSEIFFIILLTIDRYLAIVHAVFALRARTVTFATITSIITWGLAGLAALPEFIFHESQDNFGELSCSPRYPEGEEDSWKRFHALRMNIFGLALPLLIMVICYSGIIKTLLRCPNKKKHKAIRLIFVVMIVFFIFWTPYNLVLLFSAFQSTFLETSCQQSKHLDLAMQVTEVITHTHCCINPVIYAFVGERFRKHLRLFFHRHVAIYLGKYIPFLPGEKMERTSSVSPSTGEQEISVVF